From a single Gimesia fumaroli genomic region:
- a CDS encoding ParB/RepB/Spo0J family partition protein, with amino-acid sequence MKLKDRIKSFKRIKASLLKQNPKNWRIHNEPQHAALRAILKEVGFTSACLVRDCKNGTYELIDGHLRAEIAQEEKVPCLILDVTKSEANQILATFDSVTSMANTDQAALNNLINSIPDVSDDLQELLDQLSSNVSELLEMTKGEDESHLLLDSFSVLIDCQSESEQVSLLKRFKKEGLQCRAWIS; translated from the coding sequence ATGAAATTAAAAGATCGCATCAAAAGCTTCAAACGAATCAAGGCTTCACTACTCAAGCAGAATCCAAAGAACTGGCGAATCCATAACGAACCTCAGCATGCTGCCTTACGCGCCATTCTGAAAGAAGTTGGGTTTACTTCCGCTTGTCTGGTTCGAGATTGTAAAAATGGAACTTACGAACTGATCGACGGCCATTTACGGGCTGAGATCGCGCAAGAGGAAAAAGTACCTTGTCTGATCTTGGATGTGACAAAATCTGAAGCGAATCAAATTCTGGCGACGTTTGATTCTGTGACATCAATGGCAAATACGGATCAGGCAGCATTGAATAACTTGATCAATTCGATTCCGGATGTGTCTGACGATCTTCAGGAACTATTGGACCAGCTTTCGAGTAATGTGTCCGAGCTTTTAGAAATGACTAAAGGTGAAGATGAATCGCATCTTTTGCTGGACTCTTTCAGCGTTCTGATCGATTGCCAGTCGGAATCCGAACAGGTATCGCTGTTGAAACGCTTTAAAAAAGAGGGTCTGCAATGTCGCGCGTGGATATCGTAA
- a CDS encoding trans-sulfuration enzyme family protein, which produces MRFETKCVHTGVDKDGTFNSCTTPIYTTSTFYWDSLESHKGFDYTRSGNPTRSAMEENIAALEGGISCRATATGMAAITLVMHLFKPGDHIIAGDDIYGGTYRLFADVFTKWGITFSFIKMSDTETVKSAITPETKAIWIETPSNPLLNLVDIQAVTKIASAADSDIITIADNTFCSPYLQRPIEFGVDIVLHSTTKYLNGHSDVVGGCVVSRTEELAERVAYNSNALGLGCSPFDAWLVLRGIKTLAPRMEAHQRGAIALARMLETHPKVERVYYPGLESHPHHDLAKRQQDGFGGMLSFDVKDGRPVAEKVMLNSKLFLLAESLGGVESLIEYPESMSHASMTQEARRAAGITEKTVRVSVGIESPEDLVADLKQALDS; this is translated from the coding sequence ATGCGTTTTGAAACCAAGTGCGTTCATACCGGAGTTGACAAAGACGGCACTTTTAACAGCTGCACAACCCCGATCTATACCACCTCAACGTTTTACTGGGATAGTCTGGAAAGCCACAAAGGCTTTGACTATACACGTAGTGGAAACCCAACTCGGAGTGCAATGGAAGAGAATATCGCCGCTTTAGAAGGTGGCATTTCGTGCCGGGCAACTGCGACAGGAATGGCCGCAATCACTCTGGTAATGCATCTGTTCAAACCCGGCGACCATATCATTGCGGGAGACGACATTTATGGTGGAACCTATCGCTTATTTGCCGATGTGTTTACAAAATGGGGAATCACTTTTTCTTTCATAAAAATGAGCGATACTGAAACTGTGAAATCAGCGATCACTCCGGAAACGAAAGCGATCTGGATCGAGACGCCCAGTAATCCTCTGTTAAATCTGGTTGATATTCAAGCTGTTACGAAAATTGCATCGGCAGCGGATTCCGACATCATCACCATTGCTGACAATACTTTTTGTTCCCCTTATCTTCAAAGACCGATTGAATTCGGCGTCGACATTGTTTTACATTCAACCACAAAATATTTGAATGGTCACTCAGACGTGGTCGGCGGTTGTGTGGTCTCACGTACTGAAGAACTGGCCGAACGTGTTGCCTATAATTCAAATGCACTCGGTTTAGGCTGTTCTCCCTTTGACGCCTGGCTGGTTTTACGAGGTATTAAAACATTAGCCCCCCGGATGGAAGCACATCAACGTGGTGCGATTGCCTTGGCACGCATGCTGGAGACACATCCCAAAGTGGAACGTGTCTACTATCCAGGCTTGGAATCTCACCCACATCATGATTTGGCCAAACGTCAACAGGACGGCTTTGGAGGCATGCTGAGCTTTGATGTGAAGGATGGGCGTCCGGTTGCCGAAAAAGTGATGCTGAACTCGAAATTGTTCCTGCTGGCGGAATCTCTGGGTGGCGTCGAGTCTCTGATTGAATATCCGGAAAGTATGAGCCACGCTTCCATGACTCAGGAAGCACGACGCGCAGCCGGTATCACTGAAAAAACGGTCCGGGTTTCCGTAGGAATCGAAAGCCCTGAAGATCTTGTTGCTGACCTGAAACAGGCGTTAGACAGCTGA
- a CDS encoding ABC transporter ATP-binding protein — MSRVDIVKESPVIRSPRVIQLEGMFGLSVEKKSRVDWTVNLPLEKHDWNIGLIVGPSGCGKTTIARDLFKNEFVDHFNWYQRKSIVDGFPKEMGIKEITALLSSVGFSSPPSWLRPYHVLSNGEQFRVTLARALAEQPGLAVVDEFTSVVDRSVAKIGSSAVAKTVRKRQQKFVALSCHYDILDWLDPDWIYQPDIDQFQWRCERQSRPSISLEIINVHRSAWELFRKYHYLDSSIQQSANCFLALVEGQPAAFTAVIHFPHKTSPSFREHRTVCLPDFQGVGIGNALSEFVASLYCCKKAYTSITGHPAMIHHRAKSKLWKMIRPPSTVQRQIGFEQKRMHQISSSSGRVTASFRYVGPGRKNEARRFGLV; from the coding sequence ATGTCGCGCGTGGATATCGTAAAAGAGTCGCCAGTCATTCGTAGTCCGCGTGTCATCCAGCTGGAAGGAATGTTCGGCCTTTCAGTTGAAAAGAAAAGTCGAGTGGATTGGACGGTCAATCTTCCGCTAGAAAAACATGATTGGAATATCGGATTGATTGTAGGCCCTTCCGGATGCGGCAAGACCACCATTGCCAGGGATCTGTTTAAAAACGAATTCGTTGATCATTTCAACTGGTATCAAAGAAAAAGCATTGTTGACGGTTTTCCCAAAGAGATGGGAATCAAAGAGATCACTGCCCTGCTTTCTTCGGTCGGATTCTCTTCTCCGCCAAGCTGGTTAAGACCCTATCATGTGCTCTCCAACGGCGAGCAATTCAGGGTAACGCTTGCTAGGGCATTGGCAGAACAGCCGGGATTGGCTGTGGTTGATGAATTTACTTCGGTAGTGGATCGAAGTGTAGCCAAAATTGGCAGCAGTGCGGTGGCAAAAACAGTCCGCAAACGACAACAGAAATTTGTCGCTCTTTCCTGCCATTACGATATTCTTGACTGGCTTGATCCCGACTGGATTTATCAGCCAGACATTGATCAATTTCAATGGAGGTGCGAAAGGCAATCACGGCCCTCAATCTCACTTGAGATTATTAATGTGCATCGAAGTGCGTGGGAACTTTTCCGCAAATATCACTATTTAGATTCATCGATTCAACAATCTGCGAACTGTTTTCTTGCGTTAGTTGAAGGCCAGCCTGCTGCTTTCACGGCGGTCATTCATTTTCCACACAAAACTTCTCCTTCCTTTCGAGAACATCGGACGGTCTGTTTACCCGATTTTCAAGGAGTGGGCATCGGGAATGCGCTGAGCGAATTTGTGGCGTCTCTCTATTGTTGTAAAAAAGCATACACCAGCATTACGGGACATCCCGCCATGATTCATCATCGGGCGAAATCAAAACTCTGGAAAATGATCCGTCCCCCTTCTACCGTGCAACGACAAATCGGTTTTGAACAAAAACGAATGCATCAAATTTCTTCCAGCTCCGGTCGCGTAACTGCCAGTTTTCGTTATGTCGGACCAGGACGAAAAAACGAGGCAAGACGCTTCGGCCTGGTCTGA
- a CDS encoding response regulator → MKVLVVDDIGYSCHYYARLVEKIGFTATTASSGFEALQILQMDNEVHVVLTDLVMSGMDGIDLFQKAQLVERYSDSGTVSPPQFILMTAVRPEKNSQDRNVQRLKLASELGFSKIMFKPLDQKELKQELDDMSLNVIHSSESEVSLDLYSPTQKVRESVREIVKADNKQAASEFLEVLLEEIANLKNYLKTS, encoded by the coding sequence ATGAAAGTTCTTGTTGTCGATGATATTGGATATTCTTGTCACTATTACGCACGGCTAGTAGAGAAAATCGGTTTTACTGCGACGACTGCCTCGTCCGGATTTGAAGCCCTGCAGATACTGCAAATGGACAATGAGGTCCACGTAGTTCTGACAGATCTTGTGATGAGTGGGATGGATGGGATCGATTTATTCCAAAAAGCACAACTTGTTGAACGCTATTCGGATAGTGGGACTGTCTCTCCTCCCCAATTTATTTTAATGACGGCAGTCAGGCCTGAGAAAAATTCTCAAGATCGAAATGTACAACGGCTAAAACTCGCGAGTGAATTGGGTTTTTCCAAAATCATGTTTAAGCCCCTTGATCAAAAAGAGTTGAAACAGGAACTGGATGACATGTCTCTCAATGTGATTCATTCCTCTGAAAGTGAGGTATCGCTTGATTTATATTCTCCTACGCAAAAGGTCAGAGAGTCAGTAAGAGAAATTGTCAAAGCCGATAACAAACAGGCGGCGTCAGAATTTCTCGAAGTTCTTCTCGAAGAGATCGCCAACTTAAAGAATTACTTAAAAACATCGTAA
- the cysK gene encoding cysteine synthase A, which translates to MPIFHDNSETIGHTPLVKINHLTEGLKATVLAKIEGRNPAYSVKCRIGANMIWDAEKSGKLKPGMQVVEPTSGNTGIALSFVCAARGYKLTLTMPDSMSVERRLMLKGFGANLVLTPGADGMKGAIQKAEELAASPEFYMPQQFENPANPEIHFKTTGPEIIKDTEGKVDYFVAGVGTGGTITGVSRFLKEEQGLYVKSVAVEPTSSPVLSGGEPGKHKIQGIGAGFIPANCDTSLIDEVIQVTDDEAFEMASKIARQEGITCGISCGAAMHAALEIAKRPEAEGKTIVVILPDSGERYLSTPLFDDAR; encoded by the coding sequence ATGCCCATTTTTCATGATAACTCCGAAACGATCGGCCATACTCCTCTGGTGAAAATCAACCACTTAACCGAGGGACTCAAGGCGACAGTGCTTGCAAAAATTGAAGGACGAAATCCCGCTTATAGTGTCAAGTGCCGAATCGGTGCCAACATGATCTGGGACGCTGAAAAAAGTGGTAAATTAAAACCCGGGATGCAGGTCGTTGAACCAACCAGCGGTAATACAGGTATTGCACTCTCATTTGTTTGTGCAGCACGCGGTTACAAATTAACACTGACAATGCCCGATTCCATGTCCGTAGAACGTCGTTTGATGCTGAAAGGATTCGGTGCCAATCTGGTACTGACGCCTGGCGCTGATGGAATGAAGGGAGCGATTCAAAAAGCGGAAGAATTAGCTGCCAGCCCTGAATTCTATATGCCTCAGCAATTTGAAAATCCTGCTAATCCAGAAATTCATTTTAAGACAACTGGTCCGGAAATCATCAAAGATACTGAAGGAAAAGTGGATTATTTTGTAGCCGGTGTGGGAACTGGTGGAACAATCACAGGTGTCTCACGATTTTTGAAAGAGGAACAAGGACTCTATGTAAAATCGGTCGCTGTTGAACCAACCAGCAGTCCTGTTCTTTCTGGAGGAGAGCCAGGCAAACATAAGATCCAGGGGATTGGTGCTGGATTCATTCCAGCCAACTGCGATACTTCACTTATAGACGAAGTAATCCAGGTAACCGACGACGAAGCATTTGAGATGGCGAGCAAAATAGCGCGTCAGGAAGGAATCACGTGTGGAATCAGCTGTGGCGCGGCAATGCATGCTGCCCTGGAAATTGCCAAACGCCCTGAAGCAGAAGGAAAAACAATTGTCGTAATCCTGCCTGATTCAGGAGAGCGGTACCTGTCTACACCACTGTTTGATGATGCTCGTTGA
- a CDS encoding trypsin-like serine peptidase encodes MRTITILFVLLTASIVQAQALAVRVTETECTPTGCRQLTGTGACAYIGNVEDRSVYITAAHNVNKAKTVHVGYGGKWWGARVIHKEYRNSIDYAIIETANINAPKCFSLAESQPAHGVSAVAYGYSNGIYNLRALRAKIRVTRGGRYFSKVVAKGDSGGPILVNGQVVGIIKGHDTQQTIYTDCTLIRRRVVSIYGRMPCCDCIPPVLGPEPPPTLPVVPAPDNSDQIAVLEVEIGKLKAEIDKLNRTQIPVWIMNADGKAIAKETYPLGDPIKLRFKAVKQSEAK; translated from the coding sequence ATGCGAACAATAACAATTCTATTTGTGCTCCTGACAGCTTCAATTGTGCAGGCTCAGGCTTTGGCAGTCCGCGTGACGGAAACCGAATGTACGCCAACCGGATGTCGGCAGTTAACCGGGACTGGAGCCTGTGCCTATATCGGTAACGTTGAAGACCGATCAGTTTACATTACAGCGGCCCACAACGTGAATAAAGCAAAGACTGTTCATGTGGGCTATGGCGGTAAATGGTGGGGCGCTCGGGTGATTCACAAGGAATACCGAAATTCAATCGACTATGCGATCATAGAAACAGCGAACATCAACGCGCCTAAGTGTTTCAGTCTTGCAGAGTCACAGCCTGCACACGGAGTCAGCGCGGTCGCCTACGGTTATTCAAACGGAATCTACAACCTGCGGGCCTTGCGGGCAAAGATCCGAGTTACCCGAGGCGGTCGCTACTTCTCAAAGGTGGTGGCCAAGGGCGATTCAGGCGGGCCAATTCTCGTAAACGGTCAGGTAGTAGGCATTATCAAAGGGCATGACACACAACAGACGATCTACACGGACTGCACGCTGATTCGTCGGCGGGTCGTGAGCATCTATGGGCGGATGCCCTGTTGTGATTGTATTCCTCCTGTCTTGGGGCCGGAACCGCCACCCACCCTCCCCGTGGTTCCGGCTCCTGACAACAGTGATCAGATAGCAGTATTAGAAGTCGAAATCGGAAAGCTGAAAGCCGAGATTGACAAATTAAATAGGACTCAGATTCCTGTCTGGATCATGAATGCAGATGGGAAAGCAATTGCAAAAGAAACCTACCCGCTTGGTGATCCTATCAAGCTTCGTTTTAAGGCCGTTAAACAAAGTGAGGCTAAGTAA
- a CDS encoding Nramp family divalent metal transporter has protein sequence MSDQNQSDRDEEIVPDEVIPHQSLPPLKYRDLPPAISWRKMIGPSIMLAGLSLGSGEFVLWPYITYKTGFVFFWACLLGVMTQFFMNMEIERWTLVTGESAITGFCRLNKNWAWIMLLLNIIPWAWPGWATGAGTMLSWTFLGPETIASVQVEPAPSLFSLEGLPDNASYSAETATLKWRGRMNESERDTLSTAFAQNQITDQSAELFDKINQGYDLQYEAKYSSFLGIAGLLLVGIVLTTGPVVYNTVEKIQIFLVGMIFLIAVILGVYLIQPYAVTSMLQGAISIGKMPEASSGLSTMALLGALAFAGAGGTMNLGQSNFIKDKGYGMGKYIGRITSPITGQEEAVSEVGYHFKHTTENQTRWHQWWRAANIEHFLSFFLTCLACLVLLSLISYSLFYDENGQLKEGVSQFGTGLNFIWGQATLLEDRLGGTFKLLFLLMGAAILLTTELGVLDATARISADILKVNYLRNNEHWSLSKLYYVFLWGEILLGSAILLYGSINPQFRQPLFLIETSAAMNGGVMFLYSMILLYMNSKILSRSISTSPLRFVVMVWAAAFFGYFSLQAFQVQIIPYFKSLFSL, from the coding sequence ATGTCAGATCAAAATCAGTCTGATCGCGATGAAGAAATAGTGCCTGATGAGGTTATTCCCCACCAATCGCTGCCTCCTCTTAAATACCGCGATCTTCCGCCGGCGATCTCCTGGAGAAAAATGATTGGCCCCAGCATCATGCTGGCAGGACTCTCATTAGGTTCTGGAGAATTTGTTCTCTGGCCTTATATCACGTATAAAACCGGGTTCGTCTTCTTTTGGGCCTGCTTGCTCGGAGTGATGACGCAGTTTTTCATGAACATGGAAATCGAACGCTGGACCCTGGTCACAGGGGAGAGTGCAATTACCGGTTTCTGCCGCCTGAATAAAAACTGGGCCTGGATCATGCTGCTCTTGAATATTATTCCCTGGGCGTGGCCGGGCTGGGCAACCGGCGCAGGAACAATGTTGAGTTGGACCTTTTTAGGCCCTGAGACCATTGCCAGCGTTCAAGTAGAGCCTGCACCCTCCCTCTTCTCATTAGAAGGCCTGCCAGATAATGCCAGTTATTCTGCTGAAACAGCCACTCTAAAATGGCGCGGTAGAATGAATGAATCGGAACGTGATACTTTGAGTACCGCATTCGCGCAAAACCAAATTACAGACCAGTCGGCTGAACTGTTCGACAAAATTAACCAGGGATACGACCTGCAATACGAGGCTAAGTACAGTTCGTTTTTGGGAATCGCCGGGCTACTTCTGGTTGGAATTGTTCTCACAACCGGACCGGTGGTTTACAACACCGTTGAAAAGATCCAGATTTTTCTTGTTGGAATGATCTTCCTCATCGCGGTAATTCTGGGAGTCTATCTAATACAACCTTATGCCGTTACTTCCATGCTTCAAGGAGCAATCAGCATTGGAAAGATGCCCGAGGCCTCGAGTGGATTATCCACAATGGCTCTGCTGGGTGCATTAGCATTTGCCGGTGCGGGTGGGACGATGAACCTGGGACAAAGTAACTTCATCAAAGATAAAGGTTACGGAATGGGTAAATACATTGGACGTATTACCAGCCCGATTACCGGTCAGGAGGAAGCCGTCAGTGAAGTCGGTTATCATTTTAAACATACCACTGAAAACCAGACTCGCTGGCACCAGTGGTGGCGAGCAGCGAATATCGAGCACTTCCTCAGTTTCTTTCTCACTTGTCTGGCCTGCCTGGTTCTCTTGTCTCTGATTTCCTATTCCCTGTTTTATGATGAAAACGGACAGCTAAAAGAAGGTGTGTCCCAGTTTGGTACCGGCCTGAACTTTATCTGGGGCCAGGCTACACTGTTGGAAGACCGCCTTGGCGGAACATTCAAGTTGCTCTTTCTACTGATGGGTGCGGCAATTTTACTCACAACCGAACTGGGTGTTCTCGATGCAACGGCGCGAATTTCTGCCGACATCCTGAAAGTAAATTACTTACGAAACAACGAACACTGGTCGTTGAGTAAACTATATTATGTCTTTCTCTGGGGTGAAATTTTACTCGGTTCTGCAATTCTGTTGTATGGTTCGATCAATCCTCAGTTCAGACAGCCTTTGTTTTTGATTGAGACTTCTGCTGCAATGAACGGCGGTGTCATGTTTTTATATTCGATGATATTGCTGTATATGAATTCAAAGATTCTTAGTCGTAGCATCAGCACCAGCCCTCTTCGCTTTGTGGTAATGGTCTGGGCAGCAGCTTTCTTTGGCTATTTCAGTCTGCAGGCATTTCAAGTGCAGATCATCCCTTATTTTAAATCTCTTTTCTCTTTGTGA
- a CDS encoding right-handed parallel beta-helix repeat-containing protein, whose product MSESKGETYYVNNQTGNDTNDGLSPDSAVATIAMAIQLSKTSDRLELKNTGIAYREPMLFRRLGGLPNRPFEVEGNGAVLSGLKEIDASRWQTMKDNLYVLTLKSTPYGNPYLVAQGKRLDAAKNLESIEPEQHFWDRKTNKVYLLCAAQKRPADYQLEATLTTSGFTLGSASYITCRNLICEHFSNDGFNIHGDCRGIRLENVIARHNGDDGISIHETGGLMVQNAYVHNNFYGIQDVNASRSVYNGVLAEQNQVGVSLVGGYHSLVDCQIRNSVQKEIDIAGSNPRHLIGAEQNLLCKTILFAQNVSLFGDGNRVALSVRNGASLIMEQSVINGSDLGLFVDQNSHCHLSLTTITDCHEILKSESKDSFFDFNIYGTGQISWLGTVFQPAQWTEYLQISKRDQNSKMGMVMVAEDGIVSIPANSTASGMMKKVGPSAPFTFSLPQN is encoded by the coding sequence TTGTCAGAATCCAAGGGCGAAACCTACTACGTCAATAATCAAACTGGCAACGATACTAACGATGGACTATCACCGGATTCGGCTGTAGCCACTATCGCCATGGCCATCCAACTCTCCAAAACGAGTGACCGACTGGAACTCAAAAACACTGGAATCGCTTATCGAGAGCCCATGCTATTTCGCCGGCTTGGTGGTCTGCCAAACCGCCCCTTTGAGGTGGAAGGTAATGGTGCGGTCTTGTCCGGGTTAAAAGAGATTGATGCATCGCGATGGCAAACGATGAAAGACAACCTCTATGTCCTGACACTTAAGAGTACGCCGTATGGCAATCCTTATCTGGTTGCACAAGGGAAACGACTGGATGCGGCCAAAAATCTGGAATCAATCGAACCAGAACAGCATTTCTGGGACCGGAAGACAAACAAAGTATACCTGCTTTGTGCTGCACAGAAACGACCTGCCGATTATCAGCTGGAAGCGACTCTTACAACCAGTGGTTTCACACTTGGAAGTGCCAGCTATATCACTTGCCGAAATCTGATCTGCGAACACTTTTCCAATGATGGTTTCAATATCCATGGCGACTGCCGGGGGATTCGACTGGAAAATGTGATTGCGCGACATAACGGCGATGATGGCATCTCAATCCATGAGACGGGCGGGTTAATGGTACAAAATGCTTATGTTCATAATAATTTTTATGGCATCCAGGATGTGAATGCATCCCGTTCTGTCTATAACGGCGTGCTTGCAGAACAAAACCAGGTGGGTGTCAGCCTAGTAGGTGGTTATCACTCACTGGTCGACTGCCAGATCCGAAACAGCGTTCAAAAAGAAATTGACATTGCCGGCTCGAATCCCAGGCATCTGATTGGTGCTGAGCAGAACCTGCTCTGCAAAACGATCCTTTTTGCCCAGAACGTATCTCTGTTTGGAGATGGAAACCGAGTAGCACTCAGCGTTCGCAATGGAGCCTCATTGATCATGGAACAGTCCGTGATCAATGGGTCCGACCTCGGCCTTTTTGTAGATCAAAACAGCCACTGTCACTTATCCCTGACCACCATCACCGACTGCCACGAGATACTCAAATCAGAATCAAAAGACTCTTTTTTCGACTTCAATATCTATGGAACAGGGCAAATCAGCTGGCTGGGGACTGTTTTTCAACCCGCTCAGTGGACTGAATACCTTCAAATCTCAAAACGAGATCAGAACTCGAAAATGGGGATGGTCATGGTCGCAGAAGATGGCATCGTCAGTATCCCCGCTAATTCAACCGCCTCTGGGATGATGAAAAAAGTCGGTCCCTCTGCTCCTTTTACATTTTCCCTACCACAGAATTAA
- a CDS encoding PIG-L deacetylase family protein — MKLNFEQERLLAVVAHPDDAELLCAGTLARAHQQGAAVGICVLCQGDKGQPDPPIQNLAEVRRQEMHSAARLLGADLFFGKNPDGALFDSLEQRRQLTEIIRQFSPTLVLAHSQSDYHADHRAASVITEAATWFSASAGNQTQSPALKQPPALWWMDTVNMAQFEPHFLIDVSEYVDTKLAMLDCHQSQLQRGKDTSFSPLQDLMLQQCTARGAQSGVSAAEAFQSHTAWKRCTAW, encoded by the coding sequence ATGAAACTCAATTTCGAACAAGAACGCCTGCTGGCAGTCGTCGCTCATCCTGATGACGCAGAACTGTTGTGCGCGGGAACTTTAGCACGAGCTCACCAGCAAGGAGCAGCTGTTGGAATTTGCGTACTTTGCCAGGGAGATAAAGGGCAGCCTGACCCTCCGATTCAGAATTTGGCCGAGGTTCGTCGGCAGGAGATGCATTCGGCCGCAAGGTTATTGGGCGCAGATCTCTTTTTCGGTAAAAATCCAGACGGTGCGCTGTTTGATAGTTTAGAGCAACGTCGGCAGTTGACAGAAATCATTCGGCAATTTTCCCCAACTCTCGTACTGGCGCATTCCCAATCAGACTATCACGCTGATCATCGAGCCGCGTCAGTCATCACGGAAGCAGCAACCTGGTTTAGTGCCTCTGCAGGTAACCAGACACAATCACCGGCATTAAAACAACCGCCTGCACTCTGGTGGATGGATACCGTGAATATGGCGCAATTTGAACCACATTTCCTGATTGATGTCAGTGAGTACGTCGATACAAAACTGGCGATGCTTGACTGCCATCAAAGCCAACTGCAACGTGGCAAAGACACCAGTTTTTCGCCTCTACAAGATTTGATGCTTCAGCAATGTACTGCCCGGGGAGCTCAATCTGGTGTTTCCGCCGCAGAAGCCTTTCAAAGCCATACCGCCTGGAAACGTTGTACTGCCTGGTAA